CCTGCGGGTCTATTCGGCCAAGGCGGGTTCGCCGTCGTCGGACGCTTTGACGCTCTTGAACTTTGGCGACATGGGCACCCAAGCTGAAGTCCCAGCACCCGAACCCGCCCGCCGGGAAGGCAGTTAACGCCCATGTTTGTGGAAAACATGGGCGTCAACTGACAACTCGCGGGTGGGTAGGGGGGTCAGCGCTCCAGGCGGAAACCAAGCTTGATGGTGACCTGCCAGTCGGCCACTGCGCCGTCCTCGAGGTGGCCGCGGATTTCCTTGACCTCAAACCAGTCCAGGTTCCGCAGGGTCTGCGAGGCTGTTGCGATGCCGTTCTTGATCGCGTCGTCAACGCCTTCGGTGGAAGTTCCTACAATTTCGGAAACGCTATATGTGTGGCCAGCCATGGTGCTCCTCATCAACGTCTTACGAATCTCTGGAAAATCAGGCCCGCCAGGCAGGCCGTCCAAGCAGACTAGCCCACGGATCTCCGTGCGGCCAGAGCCTGCGCCGGCCTAGCTTTCGCGCCAATCATTGCTGGTGATGTGCGAACCGGCCTGCGGTCCCATCTGCAGCATTCCGCCGTCCACGGGCCAGGACGCTCCATTGACGTAGCTCGACGCCGGGGACGCGAGGAAGGCGATGACGGCGGCGATTTCGCGTGCATCACCGGGGCGTCCCAGCGGAACTCCGGGCCTTTCCTTCTGCGTGGGATCCTCGTCTTTCTGGCCGGTCATGGGCGTCGCAATCTCGCCCGGTGCCACGTTGTTGGCGGTGATCCCGTACTCCGCGAGTTCCAGGGCCATGGTTTTGATGAGGCCGCCCAATCCATGTTTGGAAGCGTCGTAGGCGGAGGCCCCTACCCGCGGCTGGAATTCGTGCACGCTGGTGACGGCGATGATGCGCCCGCCGCGGCCGGCCTTCACCATGCGTTTCGCCGCTGTTTGCATGGCCACGAACGCACCGTTGAGGTTGGTGTCCAAGGTGGACATCCAGGTTTGGTAGTCGAGGTCAAGGAACTTGGTGCCGTCACCGGTTCCGGAGTTGTTGACGAAGACGTCCACGCCACCGAGGTCCTCGGCGAGCTTGTCGATTGCGTCTACCGTCCCTTGGACGTCCGTGGTGTCGAGTTGATGGACTACGGCTTTACGGCCGAGGCCACGGACTTCCTCCGCGGTTTCCTCGGCGCCCTGCTGGTCCGTGTGCCAGGTGATGCCTACGTCCATGCCGGCCTTGGCCAGGGCCACCGCCGTGGCCCGTCCGATGCCTGAATCCGATCCCGTGACAATGGCTGTCTGCGGGGAAAATGATGCGTCGCTCATGGTCCTGCCTTTCGCTCGGGTGATCATTCCGACAGATGTACCCCTACCCAGTGATACCGGCCGTAAACACTCCCGGCGCAAAAGGGTCATCCCTGCGGATGGTGATGGAGTGTAGATTTTCTTGCAGCAGCACCCAGTGAATCCCCACAACCAGGAGTACTCATGTCAGAAGTTATTGTCGTCGGCGTTGACAGCAGCGAGACGGCCAAACGCGCAGCAGTGGCAGCGGCGAAGTTCGCCACCGCACTCGGCGCCGAACTGCACGTGATCAGCGGCTTCTCCGATGACCGCATCGAAGAATTCGGCAGCGGCAGCGACCGCATCACCGTCTCCTCCGCAGACTCGGCGGAATACGTTGCCCGCAAGGTCTCCGAAGAGCTGGACGTTCCTGCCGGCAACATCAAGTACTTCGCTGCCCGCGGTACTCCGGCCAATGCCCTCATCAACTACGCCGAAACCAACAACGCCTCGCTGATCGTGGTCGGCAACAAGCGCATGAAGGGCCTTGGCCGCGTCCTGGGCAGCATCGCCAACAGCGTTGCCCACGGTGCGCCGTGCGACGTGTACATCGTCAACACGGACGTCGACGCGTAACCACCCAAGTAAGTAACAGCAAACGTCGCTATGACCGCTCATAGCGACGTTTGCTGTTACCCAGTTGGGCGCCCCGGCGCTTAGTGGCCCTGGAACGCCTCCGCCAGCCACCACGAGCCGCCGTCGGACGCGATCTTCGCGTCGATCACCAAGGGCCGGTCTTGTGTCCCGGCTTCATAGGCCGCGATCCACGGGCGCACGGCGTCCAGGTCGGCGATGGTCCGTACGGTCACACCTTCGGCGCCGAATCCGCGGGCTATGGCGGCGATGTCCGTTTCCGGGAACACGACGCTGGAAAGCTCGGCCTCCGAGTGCTCCGACGCGAAGTGGTGGACCTCGGCCCCGTACGCGGCGTCGTTGTACACGATGCACACGAGCGGCAGTTTCAGCCTCGCGGCGGTCTCCAACTCGCTGATGCCCATGAGGAATCCACCGTCGCCCGCGCCCAGCACCGGCAGCCGGTGAGGCTGGGCAAGCGCGGCGCCAATGGCTGTGTAAAGTCCCAGCCCGATCGCCTGAAATGCCTGTGTGAAGCAGAACCCGAACTCGTCCGGGACAGCGAGGTACTGGCTGGGGTAGCCCATGAAGTTGCCGGAATCCACGGCCACGATCCGCTCTGTGGGGAGCATGGAATCGAGTTCCCGGGTGAGGACGCGGGGATCGATGGACGTTGCCGTAGACAGGTCCGCTGTGGAAACGTCCCGCCACCGCGAGCCCTGCTTGATGGCCAGCGCATTGGTTTCGGTGCGGTACTTTTCGGCGGGCTCGGACTGCACGGTCCGCAACGCCGTCAGGGCATCCACAGCAGTCAGCGCTGAATCACCCAGCAGCCCCAGGGTGATGGGCCGGTTGGCGCCGAGCGCGGAATCCTCGACGTCGATCTGCACCACGTTGGTGCCGGTGGAGATGAGCCGCCCGTGCCGCATGGTCCACATGTTCAGCGCGCAGCCCCACCCCACGATCAGGTCCGCGCCGCTGATGAGTTCCGCCGTGGTGGGCGAAGAAAAACCACCCGAGATACCCAGGTTGTGCGAGTCGCCGTTGAACAGCCCGCTCGCCACTGCCGACGTCGCCACCAGCGCACCGGCATGCCGCGCCAATTCCAGGATCTCGTCCCGGGCGCCCCGTCCGCCGCGTCCGGCGACAAACACGGGCCGTTCCGCGGCGGAAATCAGCGCCACCAACTGCTCCACTCCGGCAGCGTCCGGGCGAACCTTCAACGGCTCAGGCACGACGACGGTACTCACCTCGTCCGCGGCGCTGGCACTTTGGACGTCCAGCGGCAGGCTCAGGACCACTGTGCGGCGCTCATTGACCGCGGTCCGGAAAGCCCTGACAGTGTCCGCCACAGCTGTGGCGGGGGAGTGGATGCGTTCAGCCACGGCGCCGACGCTCCGGGCCAACGCGTCCTGGTCGATCTTGAAGTTGGACCGGATCGCTGCAGCCTGGGTGTCGGCGGTCAGCACGATCATGGGCGTGCGACTCTTCGCGGCCTCACCGATTCCGGTGATGGCGTTGCTCAGCCCGCAGCCTTGGTGCGTGGTGACCACTCCCACCTTGCCGGACATCCGCGAGTAGGCGTCGGCCATGGTCGCAGCACCGCCTTCATGCCGGGTGGCAGTGAAGGGGATGCCTTCGGCCATGAGGGTGCCGGTGACATCGAAGTTGCCGCTGCCCACCACTCCGAAAACATGCCCGACGCCGAGCTTCGCCAGCGTCCTGCCCACCAGGGTGGAAACCCGGACCTGCTCGCTCATGCTGTTACCCCCGCGTCTTTTTCCATCAGCGCGTACACCCGGCTCGGACTGCCGGTGCCGCCCACGATCGGCAGGGGAGCAACCACCAGTGTGGCACCCGTGATGGGAAGCCGGTCCACGTTCCGCAGCGAGGTGACGCCGTACTTGTCCGCGCCGAGGAGGAACGAGTGCACGGGGAACATCGGATCCAGCGCTCCGGCCTGCCCGGCGTCGATCCCCACGGTTTCAACACCGAAACCGCTGATCGAAGCGTTACCGGCAAGCCACTTGGCACCTGCCGCAGAGACACCGGGAGTGTGGGGTCCGTCGTCGTCCGCGTTGACGAAAGCCGCAGCGTCAGCGCCGCGGGCCGCCCAACCGGTCCGGAAGATGATCCAGCAGTTCTGCGGCAAAGCGCCGTGCTGTTCCTGCCACTGCTCAAAGTGCTCAGGTTCCAGCAGGAAGTCAGGGTCCGCGGAGACCTCTGCGGTCTTGTCGATCACCGCGATGGGCCCCACCAGGCGGTGGGGTTCGATCTGGTCCACGGATTTGCCATCCTTGCCGGTGATCCAGTGGACGGGCGCGTCCAGGTGCGTCCCGGCGTGCTCACCCACGGTGACATCGTTCCACGCCCAAGCCGGTCCTGCGGCGTCGAAATTGCTCACCGGCGAGACGGACAGTCCCACCGTGTTCGCAAAGGGCTGCGGGAGGTTCAGGATGGGGGTTTCGGAGCTGAGGGGCGTGGTGAGGTCGATGATTTCCACTGCACCACTCGAAAGGGCTGCAGTGAGCCCGGCCAGAACAGACATTGTTCTCCTATCGCTTGCTTGGTTTAAGTGCTGCTTGAAGACGTGAAAATCGTGAAGGTGGTGCGGTCAGTTTTTGGGCCACCAAATGTCCCGATCCGCCGGAAAGGCCGGGACCAGGGTGGGTTGACGCGCCGATATGCCAGAGACCTTCGACGGCGGTTTGGTGGCCTGCCGCCGCGGGGAAAGGCCGCCAGAGCAGGTTTTGGAAGAGCTCAGCGGAGCCTCCATAGGGGTCGCCGTTGACGGCATTGGGATTAGCGGCCGTTAGGTCCGTGGGAGCGATGATGTCTGAAGCGATGACCGTAGCCCGGGTTCCCGGTGCG
Above is a genomic segment from Arthrobacter sp. YN containing:
- a CDS encoding universal stress protein, producing the protein MSEVIVVGVDSSETAKRAAVAAAKFATALGAELHVISGFSDDRIEEFGSGSDRITVSSADSAEYVARKVSEELDVPAGNIKYFAARGTPANALINYAETNNASLIVVGNKRMKGLGRVLGSIANSVAHGAPCDVYIVNTDVDA
- a CDS encoding cyclase family protein, which codes for MSVLAGLTAALSSGAVEIIDLTTPLSSETPILNLPQPFANTVGLSVSPVSNFDAAGPAWAWNDVTVGEHAGTHLDAPVHWITGKDGKSVDQIEPHRLVGPIAVIDKTAEVSADPDFLLEPEHFEQWQEQHGALPQNCWIIFRTGWAARGADAAAFVNADDDGPHTPGVSAAGAKWLAGNASISGFGVETVGIDAGQAGALDPMFPVHSFLLGADKYGVTSLRNVDRLPITGATLVVAPLPIVGGTGSPSRVYALMEKDAGVTA
- a CDS encoding SDR family oxidoreductase; its protein translation is MSDASFSPQTAIVTGSDSGIGRATAVALAKAGMDVGITWHTDQQGAEETAEEVRGLGRKAVVHQLDTTDVQGTVDAIDKLAEDLGGVDVFVNNSGTGDGTKFLDLDYQTWMSTLDTNLNGAFVAMQTAAKRMVKAGRGGRIIAVTSVHEFQPRVGASAYDASKHGLGGLIKTMALELAEYGITANNVAPGEIATPMTGQKDEDPTQKERPGVPLGRPGDAREIAAVIAFLASPASSYVNGASWPVDGGMLQMGPQAGSHITSNDWRES
- a CDS encoding thiamine pyrophosphate-binding protein; amino-acid sequence: MSEQVRVSTLVGRTLAKLGVGHVFGVVGSGNFDVTGTLMAEGIPFTATRHEGGAATMADAYSRMSGKVGVVTTHQGCGLSNAITGIGEAAKSRTPMIVLTADTQAAAIRSNFKIDQDALARSVGAVAERIHSPATAVADTVRAFRTAVNERRTVVLSLPLDVQSASAADEVSTVVVPEPLKVRPDAAGVEQLVALISAAERPVFVAGRGGRGARDEILELARHAGALVATSAVASGLFNGDSHNLGISGGFSSPTTAELISGADLIVGWGCALNMWTMRHGRLISTGTNVVQIDVEDSALGANRPITLGLLGDSALTAVDALTALRTVQSEPAEKYRTETNALAIKQGSRWRDVSTADLSTATSIDPRVLTRELDSMLPTERIVAVDSGNFMGYPSQYLAVPDEFGFCFTQAFQAIGLGLYTAIGAALAQPHRLPVLGAGDGGFLMGISELETAARLKLPLVCIVYNDAAYGAEVHHFASEHSEAELSSVVFPETDIAAIARGFGAEGVTVRTIADLDAVRPWIAAYEAGTQDRPLVIDAKIASDGGSWWLAEAFQGH
- a CDS encoding dodecin, whose product is MAGHTYSVSEIVGTSTEGVDDAIKNGIATASQTLRNLDWFEVKEIRGHLEDGAVADWQVTIKLGFRLER